From Heptranchias perlo isolate sHepPer1 chromosome 8, sHepPer1.hap1, whole genome shotgun sequence, a single genomic window includes:
- the dld gene encoding delta-like protein D: protein MRMLCAAMARHRLLLILIATLHQAFSSGVFELKLQEFNNRKGLSGNVNCCKGGSASIYGLPCECKTFFRVCLKHYQANISPEPPCTYGSALTPVLGSNSFSIPDAEAFSNPIRFPFAFTWPGTFSLIIEALHAEPTDDLSTDNPDRLISRLATQRHLTVGDEWSQDVHISSRTELKYSYRFVCDEHYYGEGCSVFCRPRDDAFGHFSCGEKGEKMCNPGWKGQYCTESICLPGCDEQHGYCDRPGECKCRVGWQGRYCDECIRYPGCLHGTCQQPWQCNCQEGWGGLFCNQDLNYCTHHKPCKNGATCTNTGQGSYTCTCRPGFTGSSCEIEINECNANPCKNGGSCTDLENLYCCTCPPGFHGRNCELSAMTCADGPCFNGGRCADRATGGYTCHCPASYSGFNCEKKIDHCSSNPCTNGAQCVDIGNSYICQCRAGFTGRNCDIDADNCASMPCLNGGTCQDGVNDHTCTCLPGFSGKNCSISVSKCINNPCHNGATCHERNDHYVCQCARGYGGLNCQFLLPEQPQGQTVIIDIKDKYMEAENKGQFPWVAVCAGIILVLMVLLGCAAVGVCVRVKMQKGRQQPDISKSEVETMNNLTDCHREKDISISIIAATQIKNTNKKVDLQSDSCAERNSYKVKYPSVDYNLVHELKNEDFLKEENERGDASNPEAEQKNAPQHNGEPSERKRPESTYSASKDTKYQSVYVISEDKDECIIATEV, encoded by the exons ATGCGAATGCTGTGCGCAGCAATGGCACGCCACCGCCTCCTCCTCATACTCATTGCTACACTACACCAG GCTTTTTCCTCTGGGGTGTTTGAGCTGAAGTTGCAGGAATTTAACAATCGCAAAGGTCTGAGTGGGAATGTGAATTGCTGTAAAGGCGGCTCGGCCTCCATCTACGGGCTGCCTTGCGAATGCAAAACCTTCTTCCGCGTGTGCCTGAAGCACTACCAGGCGAACATCTCCCCGGAGCCTCCGTGCACTTACGGCAGCGCCCTCACCCCTGTCCTcggctccaactccttctccatcCCGGACGCGGAGGCGTTCAGCAACCCCATCCGATTTCCCTTTGCATTCACCTGGCCG ggAACTTTTTCTCTGATCATTGAAGCGTTGCATGCAGAGCCCACTGATGACCTTAGTACAG ATAACCCCGACCGGCTCATCAGCCGCCTGGCGACCCAAAGGCACCTCACCGTGGGTGATGAATGGTCCCAGGATGTCCACATTAGCAGCAGGACCGAACTCAAGTACTCTTACCGCTTCGTCTGTGACGAGCACTACTATGGGGAAGGCTGCTCCGTCTTCTGCCGGCCCAGGGACGATGCCTTTGGCCATTTCAGCTGCGGCGAGAAGGGCGAAAAGATGTGCAACCCAGGCTGGAAGGGGCAGTACTGTACTGAAT CAATCTGTCTCCCTGGTTGTGATGAGCAACACGGATACTGCGACAGACCTGGGGAATGCAA ATGTAGAGTGGGATGGCAAGGACGTTACTGCGATGAATGCATTCGTTACCCAGGCTGTCTCCATGGGACTTGTCAGCAGCCTTGGCAATGCAACTGCCAGGAAGGGTGGGGTGGTCTCTTTTGCAACCAGG ACTTGAACTATTGTACTCACCACAAGCCTTGCAAGAACGGAGCCACATGCACCAACACTGGTCAAGGGAGTTACACTTGCACCTGCCGTCCTGGCTTCACTGGCTCCAGCTGTGAAATCGAGATCAACGAGTGCAATGCCAATCCCTGCAAAAATGGTGGAAGCTGCACG GATCTGGAGAACCTCTATTGTTGTACCTGCCCACCTGGGTTCCACGGTAGAAACTGCGAACTGAGTGCCATGACGTGTGCAGATGGGCCCTGCTTTAATGGAGGGAGATGTGCGGACAGAGCTACCGGTGGCTACACCTGCCATTGCCCTGCCAGTTACTCTGGCTTCAACTGTGAGAAGAAAATTGATCATTGCAGTTCCAACCCATGCACCAATG GTGCTCAGTGTGTAGATATCGGGAATTCTTACATATGCCAGTGTCGTGCTGGCTTCACGGGAAGAAACTGCGACATTGATGCGGATAACTGTGCAAGCATGCCCTGCCTTAATGGCGGGACATGTCAGGATGGAGTTAATGATCACACCTGCACCTGCCTGCCTGGATTTAGTGGGAAGAATTGCAGCATCTCTGTCAGCAAATGTATAAACAACCCTTGCCACAACGGTGCAACCTGCCACGAGAGAAACGATCACTATGTCTGCCAGTGCGCACGTGGATACGGTGGACTTAATTGCCAGTTCCTGCTGCCGGAACAGCCTCAGGGTCAAACTGTTATCATAGACATTAAGGATAAATACATGGAAGCTGAGAACAAGGGGCAGTTCCCGTGGGTCGCTGTATGTGCTGGGATTATTCTGGTCCTAATGGTGCTGCTGGGATGCGCGGCGGTCGGCGTCTGCGTTCGAGTAAAGATGCAGAAGGGACGGCAGCAGCCCGACATCTCCAAGAGCGAGGTGGAGACGATGAACAACCTTACCGACTGCCATCGCGAGAAAGACATCTCCATTAGCATCATCGCTGCCACCCAAATCAAAAACACCAACAAGAAAGTAGACTTGCAAAGCGACAGCTGTGCTGAGAGAAATAGCTACAAGGTCAAATACCCTTCAGTGGATTATAATCTGGTGCACGAGTTAAAGAACGAAGACTTCCTTAAAGAGGAAAATGAACGGGGAGATGCCAGTAATCCGGAGGCAGAGCAGAAAAATGCTCCACAGCATAATGG TGAACCATCAGAAAGAAAGCGGCCAGAGTCCACATACTCGGCCTCAAAAGACACTAAGTACCAATCGGTGTATGTCATATCTGAAGACAAGGACGAATGTATAATAGCAACTGAG gtgtaa